The Culex quinquefasciatus strain JHB chromosome 2, VPISU_Cqui_1.0_pri_paternal, whole genome shotgun sequence genome contains the following window.
ATTTAATCAGCGTATGGTGACAACAGCCGATATTCATTAGTTCGCTGCTGCAGCTACGTCGAAAGGAAAGCGAGCTGAATCATTACACAGGCTAACCACAGCTGAGCGCAGCAGTAGAGGATGGCCTTTTGACCTCGGTCAATTGAGGAGTGATAAGATCTGCGCCAACGGCCAAAAGGAAAACGAAGCAACAGTTTGCAACTGTAGCGTAGCGTGTGTGGGGTATAATAATAACAGAAACAAAATGAGTATGTGTGTGGAAATAATAATACAAGGCTTATCTAATCTGGCAAAACAGTGAATCGGTTGACTGCCATCCGCCAGTCGGACCCAGAGTTGGCCCAAGTGTTCAGAAGAAGAAACGTGCTGTCGCGTCCATGTGTAAATGTACTTGAACAAAGGCTTTCTAGTTCGGTTGGAACGTCGTGTGCGAGTACAATATGTGGTTGTGGTTCGCTTCGAGCTGTTATGAGAAGTGAGAGCGCGAATTGCATTAATTATAATCAGTAAAACCTCAATGGAAGGTCTTTTCTTGTGTGGCGGCGGCGACGACAGCAGCAGACTGGCAGTCGATCAATGACGATGATGATTCATGAGGGCGATCACAGCATAGAGTACTTGTAGCAGCACTACCGTACTGGTATATAGGAGAAAGGCATATCTAGGATCAAGATCGAAAAGAAACATGGGTGATGCTAAGGTGAAGCAACCCTACTTTGGAACTCCGCCTCATCAACAGGCGACTACATCGAAGGCCGGCCTAGTGGTATCACCAACCACCATGATTGATACGCTGAAACCCAGTGGGAAGGACGATGCAGCTTCCAAAAGTCCTACGAAATATGAACTCCTGAAGGCGCGCAAAGCCGAGCTCGAGAAACGACTCAACGAGAAGTATGCGCAGCTACAGCAAATCAAGCGAGAAGAGGCTCAGCTTATTGGCATGTATCCGAGCGATTTCAGTTCCGGTGTTGGAAGTCAAGATCAGAACGGAGCGGCACCGACGTTGAGGCGGAAGATTGGTACAAGCTTTAAACTACCGGAGAACCTTTTGAACAACAAAGAAGACGACATTAACAAGCTGTTGCTGGAGAAGCAAATCCAGCAGCAAATATCGGAAGCTTCGTTGAGGTTTGCTAACGATACGTCGCAGCCAAAATCGGTACGGAGGACACACAAGCAAAACTATGAATCTGCTCAGCAAAAGTTGCTGGCTATGAATCAAAACTTGAGTCTTTTGAAAAAGCGCCAACAACAGCAAGCCGAACAGCAGAAACCTCCTCCTGCAACCAGAGATGACATCGACCTCCACAAAAACAGTAATGCGAATCGTTTCCGGTCAAACAGCAACAGTATGATGCTCAACATGTCGGAACGACGGAATTCGATCAAATCGAACAATTCCTCGAATCACTCCAGTAATCTTATAGCACCGGGTGGACCAatgcagaagcagcagcagctgcttgTACAAATCCCACCTCAACATTCGGCTCACTACCATTCACAGCAGATATCACCGTACTCCATACATTCGGGAACCCTCTCGGTAATGCCATCCGGTTCGCAGAGTATGACTCCTGCAGCATCGGCCGCGATGGTGTCTCAGCTGAGTATGCTACGGCATCGATCTCGATGTGACAGCTTCAGCGGTATCATGAGCTACGATCTTTCCGGAGCAGCGATTGATCCCGCAAAAATGTCTCCTGTCAGTAGCAACAGCAGTCATCATCACCACCAGCACCCGCATCAACACTATCAACCGCAGCAACAACCGCAACCTCAAAGTGGAGCTAATCGCTTGAACAAGTTGATGCAGCAACAGCAGATGCAGAGTTACAGCCCACCACCGGGACATCACCAGCATGGAAGCAGTCCCGGATACGTACTATCGCCCCCGGCAAGTGCTTCGTCGAACACCGTTGGACAAGCGTTCGTATatgatacaaaaatgatttcacGATTCCaagctcctcctcctcctccggctCCTGCATCAACTGGCCAAGGTGTCCAGAACGATCAGGGTTATGGATCCAGCATACCACAAAATAGCAATAGCTACGATTCACAGCAGGAAATGACGACGTCCGGTCTTGGTGGCTACTGGATGATGCTTGAAACGGGAGAAAAGGTTTGGTGTTCGGTGGATTCACGATTCTCCAGTTTAGATCGGAAACAGGGTGGTGGCAGCATGAAGATATCTCGTTCCAAGCTTAGCCAGTATCCCCACGCAGCTCCTATCAAGAGCAATTCGATGGGAAACTTTGATTTTATCAacaaacagcaacagcagcagctggAAGACTCGATACAACCCGACGCAATATCGGTTACTTCAGCTTCCAGTGAGAACAAGAAACGGGAAAAGGTCTGGAGAGAAACATCGTTAGACAGTCCGGTTGTGAAGCACAGGACGATTCCATCTCCATCGCCTGGGATGATGTCGAATCCACCTCCGCTTCCGGCGTATCCTCAACCTCCACCACCACCTCCTTCTTCACAACATGTGCAGCAACAAGCTCACCTACAAACTCCTCTACACGTCAATACCAGTCACAATTACGGTGTATCGCCATCGTCACCCCTCCTCTTATCACCTCAACAAATGCGATACTACCATCAGCGACAAGAACAACAACGTCAAAGAATTAAACAACTAGAAGAACAGAAGCAACATGCTTACATGCTcgaacagcagcaacaacaacatcagcGGCTCTTACAGCAGAAGCATCTTCGTTCTC
Protein-coding sequences here:
- the LOC6036444 gene encoding alpha-protein kinase 1, with the translated sequence MGDAKVKQPYFGTPPHQQATTSKAGLVVSPTTMIDTLKPSGKDDAASKSPTKYELLKARKAELEKRLNEKYAQLQQIKREEAQLIGMYPSDFSSGVGSQDQNGAAPTLRRKIGTSFKLPENLLNNKEDDINKLLLEKQIQQQISEASLRFANDTSQPKSVRRTHKQNYESAQQKLLAMNQNLSLLKKRQQQQAEQQKPPPATRDDIDLHKNSNANRFRSNSNSMMLNMSERRNSIKSNNSSNHSSNLIAPGGPMQKQQQLLVQIPPQHSAHYHSQQISPYSIHSGTLSVMPSGSQSMTPAASAAMVSQLSMLRHRSRCDSFSGIMSYDLSGAAIDPAKMSPVSSNSSHHHHQHPHQHYQPQQQPQPQSGANRLNKLMQQQQMQSYSPPPGHHQHGSSPGYVLSPPASASSNTVGQAFVYDTKMISRFQAPPPPPAPASTGQGVQNDQGYGSSIPQNSNSYDSQQEMTTSGLGGYWMMLETGEKVWCSVDSRFSSLDRKQGGGSMKISRSKLSQYPHAAPIKSNSMGNFDFINKQQQQQLEDSIQPDAISVTSASSENKKREKVWRETSLDSPVVKHRTIPSPSPGMMSNPPPLPAYPQPPPPPPSSQHVQQQAHLQTPLHVNTSHNYGVSPSSPLLLSPQQMRYYHQRQEQQRQRIKQLEEQKQHAYMLEQQQQQHQRLLQQKHLRSPPQLPKHQHNNYSQQSQPASQQHLDLLPQSPRFYDHENHNLPPHYYQSQEHPSQNNLSARHPDLLISPTLSASSSNTLTSPTLRPYSSVSPTPSTITTTSTAAIIHATPDIQTESPKNVTIVQQGKIMPYKEVTKPFEMSDFYKYSTKFKEKKQQQQQQQHHHHQGQHHQMHQHQFHHPQQQQQQQLADPLSPNGNSMGPNGELMQRAVYQPPNPSICRPINYN